From Candidatus Methylomirabilota bacterium, one genomic window encodes:
- a CDS encoding amidohydrolase family protein, with the protein MAANHVDLIVRGGRVVTPTEVLETAVAVSGGKIVALGAESMLPPAERTIDATGKYVLPGLIDCHVHLGAVYDDWHTGPVAAAHAGLTTVLSFVEYDDQARETLPRALKRLRDEASQQSVLDFGFHFILNNQPYILDGLPEAFEQGVTSFKIFMTYKRRPNRMCSDEFIAQVMERIAALGGVCQLHCENGDILYHLENKSIAAGKVKPTDFPATCPPWTEEEAINRAILIGEMTKCPVYVVHLSTRLGLERIKAAQARGQRVWTETCPQYMLLTDKEMEAWGPLAKIGPPLRPAGGGDGDALWGGSREGYIATVASDHSPRRKALKEPGWKNIFVDDKGGPIPFGSPSIETLVPLMWSEGVVRRGLPVTWLARVMAENPARIFGLYPRKGAIRVGADADLTIIDPEVDGTIQVADHHGIAGWTLYEGWKSRGRPWMTVLRGQVLLNQGRLEQKPGYGQFLVRTGPVAPIAGTAG; encoded by the coding sequence ATGGCCGCAAATCACGTCGACCTGATCGTCCGCGGGGGGCGCGTCGTGACTCCGACGGAGGTGCTGGAGACCGCGGTGGCGGTGAGCGGCGGCAAGATCGTCGCGCTGGGCGCCGAGTCGATGCTGCCGCCGGCCGAGCGCACCATCGACGCCACCGGCAAGTACGTGCTGCCCGGGCTGATCGACTGCCACGTGCACCTCGGCGCGGTCTACGACGACTGGCACACCGGGCCGGTGGCCGCCGCGCACGCCGGCCTGACCACCGTGCTGTCGTTCGTCGAATACGACGATCAGGCGCGCGAGACGCTGCCCCGGGCCCTCAAGCGCCTGCGTGACGAGGCCTCGCAGCAATCAGTGCTCGACTTCGGATTCCACTTCATCCTGAACAACCAGCCCTACATCCTGGACGGGCTGCCGGAAGCGTTCGAGCAGGGCGTGACCTCGTTCAAGATCTTCATGACCTACAAGCGCCGGCCGAACCGCATGTGCTCCGACGAGTTCATCGCGCAGGTCATGGAGCGCATCGCGGCCCTGGGCGGCGTCTGCCAGCTACACTGCGAGAACGGCGACATCCTCTACCACCTGGAGAACAAGTCGATCGCGGCGGGCAAGGTGAAGCCGACCGACTTCCCGGCCACGTGCCCGCCGTGGACCGAGGAGGAGGCGATCAATCGCGCCATCCTCATCGGGGAGATGACGAAGTGCCCGGTCTACGTCGTCCACCTCTCGACCCGGCTCGGGCTGGAGCGGATCAAGGCCGCGCAGGCGCGCGGGCAGCGCGTGTGGACCGAGACGTGCCCGCAGTACATGCTGCTCACCGACAAGGAGATGGAGGCCTGGGGCCCGCTGGCCAAGATCGGTCCGCCGCTCCGGCCGGCCGGCGGTGGAGACGGTGACGCGCTGTGGGGCGGCAGCCGCGAGGGCTACATCGCCACGGTAGCGAGCGATCACTCGCCGCGGCGCAAGGCGTTGAAGGAGCCGGGCTGGAAGAACATCTTCGTCGACGACAAGGGCGGCCCGATCCCGTTCGGCAGCCCGTCCATCGAGACGCTGGTGCCCCTCATGTGGAGCGAGGGCGTGGTCCGACGCGGGCTGCCGGTGACCTGGCTGGCCCGGGTGATGGCCGAGAATCCGGCTCGCATCTTCGGGCTCTATCCTCGGAAAGGCGCCATCCGGGTCGGGGCGGATGCGGACCTGACCATCATCGACCCGGAAGTGGACGGGACGATCCAGGTCGCCGACCATCATGGCATCGCGGGCTGGACGCTCTACGAGGGGTGGAAGTCGCGCGGACGGCCCTGGATGACGGTGCTGCGCGGACAGGTGCTGCTCAATCAGGGCCGGCTCGAGCAGAAGCCGGGCTACGGACAGTTTCTCGTGCGGACGGGGCCGGTGGCGCCCATCGCGGGCACCGCCGGGTAG
- a CDS encoding crotonase/enoyl-CoA hydratase family protein translates to MAFEALRYDVADGVGTVILNRPDKLNALDTVMLEELLAVLEQADADDGVRALIVTGAGRAFCAGADLSGGSKTFDRVARGRGEAPGAHRDGGGRVTLRIFDMKKPLIAAINGPAVGFGITMTLPMDIRLASTAARIGFVFSRRGVVPEAASTWFLPRLVGPSQAAEWVYTGRVFSAEEAQQGRLVSRVVPPDRLLPVARELALEIAQNTSAISVALARQMMWRLLGADHPMEAHRLDSRCMDWTGRSADAHEGVTAFLEKRPARFTLRPSADMPPFYPWWRERSFDP, encoded by the coding sequence GTGGCCTTCGAGGCCCTCCGCTACGACGTGGCCGACGGCGTCGGGACCGTCATCCTGAACCGGCCCGACAAGCTCAACGCGCTCGACACCGTGATGCTGGAGGAGCTGCTCGCGGTGCTGGAGCAAGCGGATGCCGACGATGGAGTCCGCGCGCTGATCGTCACCGGCGCCGGGCGGGCCTTCTGCGCGGGCGCGGACCTCTCGGGCGGCAGCAAGACGTTCGACCGGGTGGCGCGTGGGCGCGGTGAGGCGCCGGGCGCGCATCGCGACGGCGGCGGCCGCGTCACCCTGCGCATCTTCGACATGAAAAAGCCGCTCATCGCCGCGATCAACGGCCCCGCGGTGGGCTTCGGCATCACGATGACGCTGCCCATGGACATCCGCCTGGCGTCGACCGCGGCCCGCATCGGCTTCGTGTTCAGCCGGCGCGGCGTGGTGCCGGAGGCGGCGAGCACCTGGTTCCTGCCCCGGCTGGTGGGACCGAGCCAGGCCGCGGAGTGGGTCTACACCGGGCGCGTGTTCTCGGCGGAGGAGGCCCAGCAGGGTCGCCTCGTGAGCCGGGTGGTCCCGCCCGACCGGCTGCTGCCGGTGGCCCGCGAGCTGGCCCTCGAGATCGCGCAGAACACCTCCGCGATCTCGGTGGCGCTGGCGCGGCAGATGATGTGGCGACTCCTCGGCGCCGACCACCCGATGGAGGCGCACCGGCTCGACTCCAGATGCATGGACTGGACGGGCCGCTCCGCGGACGCCCACGAGGGCGTCACCGCCTTCCTGGAGAAGCGGCCCGCGCGCTTCACGCTGCGCCCCAGCGCCGACATGCCGCCGTTCTACCCCTGGTGGCGCGAGCGCTCCTTCGACCCCTGA
- a CDS encoding sigma-54 dependent transcriptional regulator — MSDPALATLLVADDDPAVRQSLERALTREGYAVVLAPDGQSALERLQSGGVDLILSDLKMPGLTGLELLREAKAVAPDVDVILLTAFGTVEEAVKAMKDGATDFLTKPFQRAQLTKVVRQALERRDLIAQNRALQKRLDDLLRQGNMIGTSPAFRRLMTLVQQVADSSATVLIQGESGTGKELVARAIHERSSRRDGRFIAVNCAALPETLLESELFGYEKGAFTGAAGRKEGRFELADGGTLFLDEIADLSPVTQPKILRVLQEGEFERVGGTRSLRVDVRIVTATNQDLAALVRDKRFREDLFYRLNVITIQVPPLRDKREDVPVLAQHFLRVYAAKNNRPLDGFTDEALGCLEAYAWPGNVRELENVVERAVVLARGSRIEAGDLPDAVRERSVMVLRADPGAPAEGAGAVPEGVFQIRVGTPLAEVAQRLLEETLRMNHGNKTLTAKMLGIDPKTVFRKLKHGEADDATSGDSGERSSSR, encoded by the coding sequence ATGTCTGACCCCGCCCTCGCGACCCTGCTGGTGGCCGACGACGATCCGGCGGTGCGCCAGAGCCTCGAGCGCGCGCTGACCCGCGAGGGCTACGCAGTCGTCCTCGCCCCCGACGGGCAATCGGCGCTCGAGCGCCTGCAGTCCGGCGGGGTGGATCTGATCCTCTCCGACCTCAAGATGCCCGGGCTGACCGGTCTCGAATTGCTCCGGGAGGCCAAGGCGGTGGCGCCCGACGTCGACGTGATCCTGCTCACCGCGTTCGGCACCGTGGAGGAAGCGGTGAAGGCGATGAAGGACGGCGCCACCGACTTCCTGACCAAGCCATTCCAGCGCGCCCAGCTCACCAAGGTCGTCCGTCAGGCGCTCGAGCGTCGCGACCTGATCGCCCAGAACCGCGCCCTGCAGAAGCGCCTGGACGACCTGCTCCGGCAGGGCAACATGATCGGCACGAGCCCCGCGTTCCGCCGCCTCATGACGCTGGTGCAGCAGGTGGCGGACAGCTCGGCCACCGTGCTCATCCAGGGGGAGAGCGGCACCGGCAAGGAGCTGGTCGCGCGCGCCATCCACGAGCGGTCGAGCCGGCGCGACGGCCGGTTCATCGCGGTCAACTGCGCGGCCCTCCCGGAGACCCTGCTCGAGTCGGAGCTGTTCGGCTACGAGAAGGGGGCGTTCACCGGAGCGGCCGGGCGGAAGGAGGGCCGCTTCGAGCTGGCCGACGGCGGCACGCTGTTCCTCGACGAGATCGCGGATCTCTCGCCGGTCACCCAGCCCAAGATCCTGCGCGTGCTGCAGGAGGGCGAGTTCGAGCGGGTCGGCGGGACGCGGTCCCTGCGCGTCGACGTGCGCATCGTCACCGCCACGAACCAGGATCTGGCCGCCCTCGTACGGGACAAGCGCTTCCGCGAGGATCTCTTCTACCGCCTGAACGTCATCACCATCCAGGTGCCACCGCTCCGGGACAAGCGCGAGGACGTGCCGGTGCTGGCCCAGCACTTCCTCCGGGTCTACGCGGCCAAGAACAACCGACCGCTGGACGGCTTCACCGACGAGGCGCTCGGGTGCCTGGAGGCATATGCCTGGCCGGGTAACGTGCGGGAGCTGGAGAACGTGGTGGAGCGCGCGGTGGTGCTCGCCCGGGGCTCTCGGATCGAGGCGGGCGATCTGCCGGACGCGGTGCGGGAGCGCTCGGTGATGGTCCTGCGCGCGGACCCCGGCGCGCCCGCCGAGGGCGCCGGCGCGGTGCCCGAGGGCGTGTTCCAGATCCGGGTGGGCACGCCACTGGCCGAGGTCGCGCAGCGTCTCCTCGAGGAGACGCTGCGCATGAACCACGGCAACAAGACGCTCACCGCCAAGATGCTCGGCATCGATCCCAAGACCGTCTTTCGCAAGCTCAAGCACGGCGAGGCCGACGACGCGACCTCCGGCGACAGCGGCGAGCGGTCGTCCTCCCGCTGA
- a CDS encoding ATP-binding protein, whose amino-acid sequence MAVTAPSRAPRPSILRLLERDERLFAVLLAVVMVGGLATLGLVPLRPRHRVDVYALIIWFALYKAGILALVTVNPSATRRIFTGALGIDLLLVFSLLYLTGGGDSPFVNLFFPLVAINAYYFGRWVGLLLTVVAGLLYWAAARLAPPDVTWTGVAILMGQLGLPAFALGHVADRERRARAEVERLNAEVTGTLTRLQAAQEELVEAERMATVGRLSLKVAHEVRNPIAAIELNAELLGEMVHGRVSEDGTEASALVTAIREQVVALDALTEEYLAFARFPRPQFEEDSVNDMVTAVAEFVRPLASRQHVEVQVSTDPTVPPMEIDRTLLRQAVLNLVKNGLEALSQGGVLTLTTRHLDETVEIVIADTGPGIGPEVGRRLFEQFFTTKPQGTGLGLAITRQIVEEHGGKIRWSSTPGEGATFIMSLPLKKAAHV is encoded by the coding sequence ATGGCGGTGACCGCCCCCTCCCGCGCCCCTCGGCCCTCGATTCTCCGGCTGCTGGAGCGGGACGAGCGCCTGTTCGCGGTGCTCCTCGCGGTGGTGATGGTGGGCGGACTGGCGACGCTCGGCCTGGTTCCGCTGCGCCCGCGGCATCGCGTCGACGTCTACGCCCTGATCATCTGGTTCGCCCTCTACAAGGCCGGCATCCTCGCGCTGGTCACGGTCAACCCGTCGGCTACCCGTCGCATCTTCACCGGTGCGCTCGGCATCGACCTGCTGCTCGTCTTCTCGCTGCTGTACCTGACCGGCGGCGGCGACAGCCCGTTCGTGAACCTGTTCTTCCCGCTGGTGGCGATCAACGCCTACTATTTCGGTCGCTGGGTGGGCTTGCTCCTGACCGTGGTGGCCGGTCTGCTCTACTGGGCCGCCGCGCGACTGGCTCCGCCCGACGTGACCTGGACCGGGGTGGCGATTCTCATGGGCCAGCTGGGGCTGCCCGCCTTCGCGCTGGGACACGTGGCCGACCGCGAGCGCCGCGCGCGCGCCGAGGTCGAGCGGCTCAACGCGGAGGTCACCGGCACCCTCACGCGGCTGCAGGCCGCCCAGGAAGAGCTGGTCGAGGCCGAGCGCATGGCCACGGTGGGGCGCCTCTCGCTGAAGGTCGCGCACGAGGTGCGCAATCCGATCGCGGCCATCGAGCTGAACGCCGAGCTGCTGGGCGAGATGGTCCACGGCCGCGTGAGCGAGGACGGTACCGAGGCCAGCGCGCTGGTCACCGCCATCCGCGAGCAGGTGGTGGCGCTCGACGCGCTCACCGAGGAGTACCTGGCCTTCGCCCGGTTCCCGCGCCCGCAGTTCGAGGAGGACTCGGTGAACGACATGGTGACCGCGGTCGCCGAGTTCGTCCGGCCGCTCGCCTCGCGCCAGCACGTCGAGGTCCAGGTGAGCACCGATCCGACGGTGCCGCCGATGGAGATCGACCGGACGCTGCTGCGGCAGGCCGTGCTCAATCTCGTGAAGAACGGGCTGGAAGCGCTCTCCCAGGGCGGCGTGCTGACCCTGACCACCCGCCACCTCGACGAGACGGTGGAGATCGTGATCGCCGACACCGGCCCGGGTATCGGCCCCGAGGTGGGCCGTCGCCTCTTCGAGCAGTTCTTCACGACCAAGCCACAGGGCACCGGCCTCGGGCTGGCCATCACCCGTCAGATCGTCGAGGAGCACGGGGGCAAGATCCGCTGGAGCAGCACGCCCGGAGAGGGCGCCACCTTCATCATGTCCCTGCCGCTCAAGAAGGCCGCGCATGTCTGA
- a CDS encoding amidase — MFTLAALARAIRAGKISPVEATRQCLDRIARLDGRLRAFITVDGDRAVAAARERESEQNRGVWRGPLHGVPLAFKDLCFIRGLPTSCGTKIADYFRADQDCTAVTRLVDAGAVTLGKLNMTELAMGAFGDNPHHGPARNPWGLERCPGGSSSGSGVAVAAGLAAGALGTDTGGSIRLPSAACGITGLKPTYGRVSRAGAMALSWSNDHIGPMARTAEDCALMLGAIAGPDPRDATASPRRVPDYLAPLATPVSGLRIGVPENYFFENLDPEMETGVRAALDVLRSLGARVEDVRFPDPQTMSDVTNIVSRSEATALHGHLVRERPQDLGPFTRTRLELGQRIPAYDYLQALRLRARLARAFSESVWSRVDLVAAPVIPEPAPPLEAALDGSVEEITVRQGRFSRFTRPFNGLGLPALSLPCGFSRAGLPLAFQIVGRPFDEATVLRAGHAYQTVTDWHTRSPRLD, encoded by the coding sequence ATGTTCACCCTCGCGGCCCTCGCGCGCGCGATCCGAGCCGGCAAGATCTCACCGGTCGAGGCCACGCGCCAGTGCCTGGACCGTATCGCCCGGCTCGACGGTCGCCTCCGGGCCTTCATCACGGTGGACGGCGACCGTGCGGTGGCTGCCGCCCGCGAGCGGGAAAGCGAGCAGAACCGCGGGGTGTGGCGCGGGCCTCTTCATGGCGTGCCGCTGGCGTTCAAGGATCTCTGCTTCATCCGCGGCCTGCCCACCTCGTGCGGCACGAAGATCGCGGACTACTTCCGCGCCGACCAGGACTGCACGGCGGTCACGCGCCTGGTCGATGCGGGCGCGGTGACGCTCGGCAAGCTCAACATGACCGAGCTGGCGATGGGCGCCTTCGGCGACAATCCCCACCACGGCCCGGCCCGCAATCCGTGGGGCCTCGAGCGCTGCCCGGGCGGCTCGTCGAGCGGATCGGGCGTTGCGGTGGCCGCGGGGCTCGCGGCAGGAGCCCTCGGCACCGATACCGGCGGATCCATCCGTCTGCCCTCGGCCGCCTGCGGGATCACCGGGCTCAAGCCGACCTACGGGCGGGTGAGCCGCGCCGGCGCCATGGCGCTGTCCTGGTCGAACGATCACATCGGCCCGATGGCCCGGACCGCCGAGGACTGCGCGCTCATGCTCGGGGCGATCGCCGGCCCGGATCCGCGGGACGCGACGGCGAGCCCGCGGCGGGTGCCCGACTACCTCGCGCCGCTCGCCACGCCGGTGAGCGGGCTACGCATCGGCGTGCCCGAGAACTATTTCTTCGAGAACCTCGATCCCGAGATGGAAACGGGGGTGCGCGCGGCGCTCGACGTCCTGCGGAGCCTCGGCGCGCGGGTCGAGGACGTCCGGTTCCCCGATCCGCAGACGATGAGCGACGTCACGAACATCGTCTCGCGGAGCGAGGCCACCGCGCTGCACGGCCATCTCGTGCGCGAGCGGCCGCAGGATCTCGGACCCTTCACGCGCACCCGCCTCGAGCTGGGCCAGCGCATCCCGGCTTACGACTACCTGCAGGCGCTGCGGCTGCGGGCGCGTCTGGCTCGGGCCTTCTCGGAGAGCGTCTGGAGCCGCGTGGACCTCGTGGCCGCTCCGGTCATTCCCGAGCCGGCGCCGCCGCTCGAGGCCGCGCTCGACGGATCGGTCGAGGAGATCACGGTGCGACAGGGCCGCTTTTCCCGGTTCACGCGGCCGTTCAACGGTCTGGGCCTGCCCGCGCTGAGCCTGCCCTGCGGCTTCTCGCGTGCCGGCCTGCCGCTCGCCTTTCAGATCGTCGGCCGGCCGTTCGACGAGGCCACCGTCCTCCGCGCCGGCCACGCCTACCAGACCGTCACCGACTGGCACACGCGCAGCCCGCGGCTGGACTGA
- a CDS encoding nitrilase-related carbon-nitrogen hydrolase: protein MARYVKVAAAQMGPNNEGTSREEIVERMLALLEQAVVEGVEILAYPEMALTTYFPKRVRDDFDQFFETEMPPKALAPLLQRAREARIACHVGFCEKDQGRYFNTALLTDESGQLAGTFRKIHLPGTKQPDGHAQVYEPHFFESGDSGYRVFDAAGTKVGIAICQDRRFPESYRSLGLLGAEIVLIGYNTPLSPLALDLNELCLRAGAYQNNLFVVGIAKAGVEDGMELIGGSCIVNPMGQVVAKAATTGDELIAARIDLDQMVPARKRWDFLGRRHPEHYGLLTQPTKKGAFPR, encoded by the coding sequence ATGGCACGTTACGTCAAGGTCGCCGCCGCCCAGATGGGCCCCAACAACGAGGGGACGAGCCGGGAAGAGATCGTCGAGCGGATGCTGGCCCTGCTGGAGCAGGCGGTGGTCGAGGGCGTCGAGATCCTGGCCTACCCGGAGATGGCCCTCACGACCTACTTTCCGAAGCGGGTGCGGGACGACTTCGATCAGTTCTTCGAGACCGAGATGCCGCCCAAGGCGCTGGCCCCGCTGCTCCAGCGGGCGCGCGAGGCCCGCATCGCCTGCCACGTCGGCTTCTGCGAGAAGGACCAGGGCCGCTATTTCAACACCGCCCTGCTGACCGACGAGTCCGGCCAGCTCGCCGGCACGTTCAGGAAGATTCATCTGCCGGGGACGAAGCAGCCCGACGGCCACGCGCAGGTCTACGAGCCGCACTTCTTCGAGTCCGGCGACAGCGGCTACCGCGTCTTCGACGCGGCCGGGACCAAGGTCGGCATCGCGATCTGCCAGGATCGCCGCTTTCCGGAATCCTACCGGAGCCTCGGCCTGCTGGGCGCCGAGATCGTGCTGATCGGCTACAACACGCCGCTGTCGCCGCTGGCCCTCGACCTCAACGAGCTGTGCCTGCGGGCCGGCGCCTACCAGAACAACCTGTTCGTGGTCGGCATCGCCAAGGCCGGCGTCGAGGACGGCATGGAGCTGATCGGGGGCTCCTGCATCGTGAATCCGATGGGGCAGGTGGTCGCCAAGGCGGCCACCACCGGCGACGAGCTGATCGCGGCCCGGATCGACCTCGACCAGATGGTCCCGGCCCGCAAGCGCTGGGACTTCCTCGGCCGCCGCCACCCCGAGCACTACGGCCTCCTGACCCAGCCCACCAAGAAGGGCGCCTTCCCCCGATGA
- a CDS encoding MFS transporter, which translates to MAMAEPSETTSSAAPGGLLRSLLGSMRLAYLPVLVTYFCYGASGITSIALLYFQKDALGITPAEAAGIAFWVALPWSTKMVAGVASDVYPILGSRRVAYMLVGALLTFAGYAWLATTASSRVTYLAAMVLIAVGFMVQDVVADALSVEVARNDEEIKQVQTLGRMALLVGSISVGYLSGWLAGVLGPRPVFAIAVVLPVLVAVSTWFVPRLPVAPAPSDASNPLGAGKARLVVAVGLGYAALGVVLEALSVPFAQEIILVVSGALIVMLFNRVGISRSVAVAAFAIFCFRAVPGAGQGFSYWAIDHLGFDHEFLGVLAQVSAVLSLLGLIVFRKPITHRPVSYTLFWVTIVGSVLYLPTIGLFYGVNDWFGLSPRMFAFIDTTIAAPLGQLSMVPMLALIARTAPRGAEATMFAIMASLMNLALSASELFTRYLNSFFAVTQQDYSGLGRLLISVGVIGLLPLLALPLLRREEVEPPASEAVARVPAGSA; encoded by the coding sequence ATGGCCATGGCCGAGCCCTCGGAGACGACGTCCTCCGCCGCGCCCGGCGGCCTGCTGCGGAGCCTCCTGGGCAGCATGCGCCTGGCCTATCTCCCCGTCCTCGTCACCTACTTCTGCTACGGCGCGAGCGGCATCACCAGCATCGCGCTGCTCTACTTCCAGAAGGACGCTCTCGGGATCACGCCGGCCGAGGCCGCCGGCATCGCCTTCTGGGTGGCCCTGCCGTGGAGCACCAAGATGGTGGCGGGCGTGGCCTCCGACGTGTACCCGATCCTGGGCAGCCGCCGCGTCGCGTACATGCTGGTGGGGGCGCTCCTCACCTTCGCGGGTTACGCGTGGCTCGCGACCACCGCGTCGTCCAGGGTCACGTACCTCGCCGCGATGGTGCTCATCGCGGTGGGCTTCATGGTGCAGGACGTGGTCGCCGACGCGCTCAGCGTGGAGGTGGCGCGGAACGACGAGGAGATCAAGCAGGTCCAGACGCTGGGCCGCATGGCCCTCCTGGTCGGCTCGATCAGCGTGGGATACCTGAGCGGATGGCTGGCCGGGGTGCTCGGGCCGCGTCCGGTGTTCGCGATCGCGGTGGTGCTGCCGGTGCTGGTCGCGGTGTCCACCTGGTTCGTGCCCCGGCTGCCGGTGGCGCCGGCGCCCTCCGACGCGAGCAATCCGCTCGGCGCGGGCAAGGCGCGGCTCGTGGTCGCGGTCGGGCTGGGCTACGCGGCGCTCGGGGTGGTGCTGGAGGCCCTCTCGGTGCCGTTCGCGCAGGAGATCATCCTGGTGGTCTCGGGCGCGCTGATCGTGATGCTGTTCAACCGCGTGGGGATCTCCCGGTCGGTCGCGGTGGCCGCCTTCGCGATCTTCTGCTTCCGCGCGGTGCCGGGCGCGGGGCAGGGATTCAGCTACTGGGCGATCGATCACCTGGGCTTCGATCACGAGTTCCTGGGCGTGCTCGCGCAGGTGAGCGCGGTGCTGAGCCTGCTGGGCCTCATCGTGTTCCGCAAGCCGATCACCCACCGGCCGGTGAGCTACACCCTCTTCTGGGTCACGATCGTGGGCTCGGTGCTCTATCTGCCGACCATCGGGCTCTTCTACGGCGTCAACGACTGGTTCGGGCTCAGCCCGCGCATGTTCGCGTTCATCGACACCACGATCGCGGCCCCGCTCGGCCAGCTCAGCATGGTGCCGATGCTCGCCCTCATCGCGCGCACCGCGCCCCGGGGCGCGGAGGCGACCATGTTCGCGATCATGGCCTCGCTGATGAACCTCGCGCTGTCCGCGAGCGAGCTGTTCACCCGCTACCTCAACTCGTTCTTCGCGGTCACCCAGCAGGACTATTCCGGGCTGGGGCGCCTGCTCATCTCGGTCGGGGTGATCGGGCTGCTGCCCCTGCTCGCGCTGCCGCTGCTCCGGCGCGAAGAGGTCGAGCCGCCGGCGTCCGAAGCGGTGGCCCGCGTCCCGGCCGGCTCGGCTTGA
- a CDS encoding MmgE/PrpD family protein gives MDYLDRLSRLVVDTTLESLPEAAVRAARLVLLDTIGAMVAGSALPENRRLAESMHERGSRAAATLIGHGGRVDPLLATFANATAGVALEVDEGSRLGGGHPAIHVAPAALAVAEDVGADGRRLLESLITGYEICSRLGSATTPRSNVHSHGTWGTIGTAVAVAKLAGLDETGVRSVINLSASMSPANTWTTALEGATIRNAYPGRSGLDGILAVDLHRAGFTGLPDAPSDVYGTILADRFEPERALEGLGGPLRIEQNYFKLYACCRYNHFALDALLPMARAGRVRAADVERVIVTTIPFGPRMARPDPTSMLGAKFSIPYAVAAALTLGRADVSAFVEPALDDPAIRDLAARVEVRADPDMSPRRADRPTARVEMTLKDGRVLTGMTSVVRGDFENPVPAAEVVEKFLALASAPLGEGRAREAARLAGQVDTVKDVRDLTALLAPPS, from the coding sequence ATGGACTACCTCGACCGGCTGTCGCGCCTCGTCGTCGACACGACCCTCGAGAGCCTGCCCGAAGCGGCGGTGCGGGCGGCGCGCCTCGTGTTGCTCGACACCATCGGCGCCATGGTAGCCGGCAGCGCGCTGCCCGAGAACCGTCGCCTCGCCGAGTCCATGCACGAGCGCGGATCGCGCGCGGCGGCCACCCTGATCGGCCATGGCGGTCGTGTCGACCCGCTCCTGGCCACGTTCGCGAACGCGACCGCGGGCGTCGCGCTCGAGGTCGACGAGGGCAGCCGGCTCGGCGGAGGCCACCCGGCCATCCACGTGGCCCCGGCCGCGCTGGCGGTCGCGGAGGACGTCGGCGCCGACGGGCGGCGGCTCCTCGAGAGCCTCATCACGGGCTACGAGATCTGCTCGCGCCTCGGCAGCGCGACCACCCCGCGCTCCAACGTCCATTCTCATGGAACCTGGGGAACGATCGGCACCGCCGTCGCGGTGGCCAAGCTGGCCGGCCTCGACGAGACCGGGGTGCGGTCGGTCATCAACCTCTCGGCCAGCATGAGCCCGGCCAACACCTGGACCACCGCCCTCGAGGGCGCGACGATCCGCAACGCCTATCCGGGACGGTCGGGGCTCGACGGCATCCTGGCGGTGGATCTGCATCGCGCAGGGTTCACCGGGCTGCCCGACGCGCCCAGCGACGTGTACGGCACGATCCTGGCCGACCGCTTCGAGCCCGAGCGCGCGCTGGAGGGCCTCGGCGGCCCGCTGCGCATCGAGCAGAACTACTTCAAGCTCTACGCCTGCTGCCGCTACAACCACTTCGCGCTGGACGCCTTGCTGCCGATGGCTCGCGCCGGTCGAGTGCGGGCCGCCGACGTCGAGCGCGTGATCGTGACCACGATCCCGTTCGGCCCGCGCATGGCCCGCCCCGATCCGACGTCGATGCTCGGCGCCAAGTTTTCGATCCCGTATGCGGTGGCGGCCGCGCTGACCCTCGGGCGAGCGGATGTCTCCGCCTTCGTCGAGCCCGCCCTCGACGATCCGGCCATCCGTGATCTCGCCGCGCGCGTGGAGGTTCGGGCCGACCCCGACATGTCCCCGCGCCGCGCCGACCGGCCGACCGCGCGGGTGGAGATGACGCTCAAGGACGGCCGCGTGCTCACCGGCATGACCAGCGTGGTCCGCGGCGACTTCGAGAATCCAGTGCCGGCCGCCGAGGTGGTGGAGAAGTTCCTCGCATTGGCGTCCGCGCCGCTCGGCGAGGGCCGCGCCCGCGAGGCGGCTCGCCTCGCCGGGCAGGTCGATACCGTGAAGGACGTGCGCGACCTGACCGCGCTGCTCGCGCCGCCGTCGTAG